ACGATGTCGCCCTTCTCCTCTCGGTGAGCATGGAGCTTGCCGAGTCGCTCGATGTCGACACCGTTCTACAGACCGCCGTGGAGGGCGCTACCCATGTGCTGGGGCTCGGCAGCGGTGCGATATACCTGCTGCGTGACGACGAACTCGTGCTGGGCGCGACCACACCCCCGTTGCCCGCTGACTTCCCCGCGTCGCTCCGACGCGCGGCGCTGGCGGACCACCCCCACGTGCGTCGTTCCGTGGAGTCCCGCACCCCGATCTTCATCTCGAGCGTTGCCGCGGCCGACTTGACGCCAGAGGAGGCGAAGGCCGTTGAGGGCAGGGGGCTCGTCTCGCTGTTGTACGTGCCCGTGGTGGCGCGTGACCGAGCGGAGGGCGTGCTCATCGTCGGCACTACGACGGAGAAGGCGGAGTTCACACAGCGGGAGGTGGATCTGTGCCGAGCGCTGTCGGTGGAGATCGGGTATGCGCTTGCAAACGCACGGCTCTATGAGAGCGTGGAAGCGGCGGCCCGAGATCTGCGCGCGGCATACGATGCCACTCTGGAGGGGTGGTCGCGGGCGCTCGAGATGCGCGACCGGGAGACCGCCGGCCACACGGAGCGGGTCACCGCTCTCGCTGTGGACCTCGGCCGGGCGCTCGGTCTGCCCGAGGATCGGCTCGGCGATGTGAGACGCGGCGCCCTGCTGCACGACATCGGCAAGATGGCCGTGCCCGACTCGATCCTGCGCAAGGGCGACAAGCTCACCGATGCCGAGTGGGAGACCATGCGCAAGCATCCCGAGTACGCGTACCGTCTGTTGTCGAGCATCAACTACCTTGCCCCCGCGCTGGAGATCCCGTACTGCCACCACGAACGATGGGACGGGAGCGGCTACCCCCGTGGGCTGAAGGGCGCCGAGATACCGCTGGCGGCACGCGTATTCGCGGTGATCGACGTCTACGATGCGCTCACCTCCGACCGTCCGTACCGTCATGCGTGGACGCAGGAGGCCGCGCTCGAGCACATCCGCTCACGGGCCGGGATCGACTTCGACCCCGCCGTGGTGGACGCGTTCGTCCAGCGCGTATCCGCCTCCGGGGAAGGCGCGTCACTACCCGCTGCAGACCGGGGCTAGCGCGACCACGCACCCTGCACTACAATGGTCGCCGTCGCTCCAGCGACGTTCGGGCGATTAGCTCAGTGGGAGAGC
Above is a window of Anaerosoma tenue DNA encoding:
- a CDS encoding HD-GYP domain-containing protein, giving the protein MCPEQLDAEAVRDDVALLLSVSMELAESLDVDTVLQTAVEGATHVLGLGSGAIYLLRDDELVLGATTPPLPADFPASLRRAALADHPHVRRSVESRTPIFISSVAAADLTPEEAKAVEGRGLVSLLYVPVVARDRAEGVLIVGTTTEKAEFTQREVDLCRALSVEIGYALANARLYESVEAAARDLRAAYDATLEGWSRALEMRDRETAGHTERVTALAVDLGRALGLPEDRLGDVRRGALLHDIGKMAVPDSILRKGDKLTDAEWETMRKHPEYAYRLLSSINYLAPALEIPYCHHERWDGSGYPRGLKGAEIPLAARVFAVIDVYDALTSDRPYRHAWTQEAALEHIRSRAGIDFDPAVVDAFVQRVSASGEGASLPAADRG